The Caldisericia bacterium DNA segment TTCTTGGAGGTTATAAAGATTTAAAAGATAAAAAAATTAGAGTTTTACATAAATTGAGTTTTATAGATGATCCATCAAGAATTATGAGAGCTATAAGATACTCATCAAAATTAAAATTTAAAATTGAAAAAGAAACAAAAAATTTAATTATAAGTACAATTAAAACAGGTCTTTTTACAGATGCAAGAAATACAAGAATTAAAGAAGAGTTATTTATGATTCTAAATGATAAAGATACTGCAATTAGTGGTCTAAAACTTATGAAAAAATTAGGAGCACTTAAAATGATACATAGGAAATTAGAACTTAAAAAAGAGACTTTAAATTTAATTGAAAAAAGCCAAAGATTAATAGATGAACTTATTAAAAGAGGAGAGGTAATTAAAAGAGATGAGATAAACTTTTTCCTTTTAATTACTGAATTAAGTAATTTTAATAGGAAAGAAATGATTGAAAGATGGAATTTGAAAAAAGATTTTATAAAAGATGAAAATTATTATCTTGAAATAATAGAGAATCTTAAAAATGTAAATAAAAACTATGATATTTATAACACACTAAAAAATCTTTCAATTTATGAATTGATTTATTTGTCTAATTTTAAAGAAACTGAAGATAAAGTTAAAAAGTATTTATTTGAGTTAAAAAATTTAAAATTAAGAATAACAGGAAAAGATTTAATAAAATTGGGTTTTAAACCTTCAGTTGAATTTAGAGAAATATTTGAAACATTAAAAAAAGAACTTCTTGAAGGTAATATAAAAACTTATGAAGATGAAATAAATTTTGCTAAGAAATTATACGAAATGAAAGGAGAAAAAGTATGTTAAAAAATTTAATTGAGATAATTTTCTTATTACCAAGTATAATAATAGCAATAATTTTTCATGAAGTAGCACATGGATATATAGCTTATAGACTTGGAGATGAAACACCTAAAGAGTATGGAAGGTTAACTCTTGATCCCACAAAACATATTGATTTATTTGGAACTATTCTTCTCCCTGTTTTACTTTTGATAAGTTCTAACTTTAAAATTGCATTTGGTTGGGCAAAACCTGTTCCTATAAATTTTTACAGATTTAGAAAAATAAGAAGAGATCTTATTCTTGTTTCAATCTCTGGTCCACTTATTAATTTTATCTTAGCAATATTGTTCGGACTCATTTTTAAATTTTTAGTTTTACCATTTCCAAGAATTGCATCTTCCTATATTTCAATTTTTGTACAATATAGTGTTTTAATAAATTTAATTCTTGCTATATTTAATCTAATACCAATTCCACCTCTTGATGGTTCAAGAATACTTTATAGTATAATTTTTAAGTATCCACAAGATGCATTAAGAAATAAAAATTTAGAGATTTATGGCTCTTTAATTTTAATAGTTTTGCTATTTTTTGGAGTTATTAATAGAATATTATCACCTATTATATCTAAACTATCTCAATTTTTATTATGGTAAATACATTAAATTATATAAAAGAGAATAGAGCTATTTTAGTTGGATTTATTAAAAATGAACATAATGAGTTTCTTCCAGAAGAAACATTAAATGAATTAGAACTTTTAACAGAAACATTAGGTCTTAAAGTTACATATAAGGTTTTAAAAAGATTAAGAGAAATAAATCCAAAATATTTCATGGGAAAAGGAATGTTAGAAGAAATTACTCTAATAGCAAGAAAGGAAAATGCAAGTTATTTAATATTTGATGAAACATTATCATATTCACAAATTAAAAATATTTCTGATTATACAAACCTTTTTGTTCTTGATAGACCTCATCTTATAATTGAAATATTTGAGAAAAGGGCAAAATCCAATGAAGCAAAAATTCAAGTTGAACTTGCTAGATTAAAGATGGAACTTCCAGCTATTATAGGAATTGGCAGAAGCTTAGATCAACAAATGGGAATTGTTGGAATAAGAGCAGGAAGAGGAGAAAAGTTAGTTGAACTTAAAAGAAGAGCAATAGAAAGAAGAATTAACACTTTAAACAAAGAACTTAAAAAAATAGAAAAAAGAAGAGAAATAAGAAGAAAATTAAGAGAAAAATCAGACATACCAATAGTTTCAATAGTTGGTTATACTAATTCTGGAAAGTCAACTCTCTTTAATGCACTAACAAATGAAGAAACCTATACAGAGAATATGCTTTTTGCGACACTTGATACTCTTATTAGAAAAATGTACTTAAATAAATATGAAAAAGAATTACTTGTTGTTGATACAGTTGGTTTTATTCAAAAATTACCACCACTTCTTATTTCATCTTTTAAATCAACTCTCGAAGAGATAAATTATTCTGACCTAATAATTCATCTTATTGATGCTTCACATCCTTCATATAAGAAACACATGATTTCAGTTAAAGAAATTTTAGATGAAATACTTTATAAAGAAATAAAAATAATTAATGTTTATAATAAAATAGATTTGTTAAAAGAATATCAAATAGAAAGAATAAGAAAAGAAGATGAAAGTGGAATTTTAATTTCTGCTTTAAAAAAGATAAATATCGATGAACTCAAAGATAGAATAGGATTTGAAATTTTTGAAAAATCAAATATTTTAAACTTTTAATTTTTCTCTTTTGAATGAGGATGAAAATTATCGTATATTTTTTTTAAATTTTCTTTTGTTAGATGAGTATATATTTGGGTTGTTGAGAGTTTAGTATGTCCAAGAAGTTCCTGTACAACTCTTAAATCAGCTCCATTTGTTAATAAATGAGTTGCAAAGGTATGTCTTAATGTATGTGGAGTAACCTTTTTATATGGTATAACCTTCTTTGCATATTTTTCAACAAGTAGTCTTATTCCTTTATCTGTCAGTGGTTTGCCATTTCTATTAATAAATAATACATTTGAATTTTTCTTTCTTTTATTAAGATATACTTTAATCATATCCTTCAATTCTTCAGTTAAAAATATAACTCTATCTTTTTTACCTTTTCCAGTAATAATAACTTCACCTTTTTCTAAATTGAGTTGTGAAACTTTTAAACTAACAATTTCAGAAACTCTCATACCTGTAGAGTATAAAAAAATTAAAATTAATTTATCTCTAAAACCTATTAATGTTTTATCATTCGGATAATTTATCAATTTAACAACCTCTTCTTCTGTTAAAAATGTTGGGAGTTTTTTATCTATTTTTGGAAGTTCAAGCGAAATTATTGGATTTTTGTCTATAACTCCGTCTTTTAAAAGGAATTTATAAAAACTTCTTATTGATGATATCTTTCTTGAGATTGATCTTTTATCTAATCCTTTTTCTCTTAATTCTATTAAAAAACCTCTTAATGAATTTCTAGAGATGTTTTTATAATCTAATTCGTTCTTTTTAACATATTCATAATAATCAAGTAAATCTCTTTTATATGCCCTTAATGTGTGTTTCGATGAATTTTTTAGTTTTTCCATATAAATGAGAAAATCAGATATTTTTTCTTTCAAAATTAACCTCCAAAAAATAAAAGAAGAAAAAGAGAGTTAATAAAGTTATTATAGTTAGATAAATAATTCTAGTAAATGATCTGATAAAAAATTCAATAGGTAACAAAACAATTAGTCTATCTTTTTCAGGATCTAATAACCATAAGTCATTTTTAAAAAATATTTTGTGAAAAATTGTGAATGATTGATCAAATGAAAATATAAAAACAATTAAAATAAATATAATAATTGGGATTAATGAATAAATAAAAATATATGGTAAATCTTCTTTTTTAATTAATAATATAATTAAAAATGAAAAAACAATAGATGAAATGATAGTATATTTAAATATATTTTTAACATCTTCCATATGAAGTAACTCCTTCTCGTTGAAAAAATTTTTAAAACCTGGTATATCAAGATTATTTCTCTTTCCCATTAAATATTCTGGTATCACTTGTGCAGCATATCTTATATATTTAGGATCAATATTTAAAGTAGCTTCTGGTTTAATTCTTTGAAATTCAAGCATATAATAGTTTTTTGAGAAAGCAATTGATAAAGTAAAAAGAAGTAATAAAGTTATTGGAATTAATATTATTAAAATTATTTTTCTCACTTTCTAAAAATTAAATTTAAAATTATTGTTAATATTAAAGATAGTAATATCATTGAAACTATTGGTATATAAATTGTTAAATTCTTTTTTCTTATAACTATATCACCTGGTAGTTTAAATAAAGGTAATTTATCGCTAAAATAAGAAAGAATACCTATTAAAAGAATAATTATTCCAAAAATTATCAAAATTCTTGAAAATTCCTTTATCATCCTCCACCTCCAAATCTTTCTATTTCAGAAAATATACATCCACAATACTTCTGTCTATATAAATTATAATCCTTTGATAGTTTAACCCCATCGAAATATTTATCTCTTAAGTCAAAATATATGAAATTTAATTTGTAATTATTTGCTATAATTTCACCTATGCTTTTTATTGATTCATGTTTTTGATATGGTGAATAAAGCATAGTTGTTGTAAAATTCATAATATTTAATTCTATTGCTATAATTGCTGTTTGGTTTAATCTTAACTGATAACAAAATAGGCATCTA contains these protein-coding regions:
- the hflX gene encoding GTPase HflX, with translation MVNTLNYIKENRAILVGFIKNEHNEFLPEETLNELELLTETLGLKVTYKVLKRLREINPKYFMGKGMLEEITLIARKENASYLIFDETLSYSQIKNISDYTNLFVLDRPHLIIEIFEKRAKSNEAKIQVELARLKMELPAIIGIGRSLDQQMGIVGIRAGRGEKLVELKRRAIERRINTLNKELKKIEKRREIRRKLREKSDIPIVSIVGYTNSGKSTLFNALTNEETYTENMLFATLDTLIRKMYLNKYEKELLVVDTVGFIQKLPPLLISSFKSTLEEINYSDLIIHLIDASHPSYKKHMISVKEILDEILYKEIKIINVYNKIDLLKEYQIERIRKEDESGILISALKKINIDELKDRIGFEIFEKSNILNF
- a CDS encoding TIGR01906 family membrane protein, which gives rise to MRKIILIILIPITLLLLFTLSIAFSKNYYMLEFQRIKPEATLNIDPKYIRYAAQVIPEYLMGKRNNLDIPGFKNFFNEKELLHMEDVKNIFKYTIISSIVFSFLIILLIKKEDLPYIFIYSLIPIIIFILIVFIFSFDQSFTIFHKIFFKNDLWLLDPEKDRLIVLLPIEFFIRSFTRIIYLTIITLLTLFFFFYFLEVNFERKNI
- a CDS encoding site-2 protease family protein, producing the protein MLKNLIEIIFLLPSIIIAIIFHEVAHGYIAYRLGDETPKEYGRLTLDPTKHIDLFGTILLPVLLLISSNFKIAFGWAKPVPINFYRFRKIRRDLILVSISGPLINFILAILFGLIFKFLVLPFPRIASSYISIFVQYSVLINLILAIFNLIPIPPLDGSRILYSIIFKYPQDALRNKNLEIYGSLILIVLLFFGVINRILSPIISKLSQFLLW
- a CDS encoding DUF2905 domain-containing protein, with amino-acid sequence MIKEFSRILIIFGIIILLIGILSYFSDKLPLFKLPGDIVIRKKNLTIYIPIVSMILLSLILTIILNLIFRK
- a CDS encoding epoxyqueuosine reductase QueH — its product is MEKLLIHTCCAPCSILVIENFKKNYDLTLFFYNPNIHPYKEYLERLNAFKIFSKNQNINYIIGKYEYKDYFINVTKNLNDRCLFCYQLRLNQTAIIAIELNIMNFTTTMLYSPYQKHESIKSIGEIIANNYKLNFIYFDLRDKYFDGVKLSKDYNLYRQKYCGCIFSEIERFGGGG
- a CDS encoding tyrosine recombinase XerC, translating into MKEKISDFLIYMEKLKNSSKHTLRAYKRDLLDYYEYVKKNELDYKNISRNSLRGFLIELREKGLDKRSISRKISSIRSFYKFLLKDGVIDKNPIISLELPKIDKKLPTFLTEEEVVKLINYPNDKTLIGFRDKLILIFLYSTGMRVSEIVSLKVSQLNLEKGEVIITGKGKKDRVIFLTEELKDMIKVYLNKRKKNSNVLFINRNGKPLTDKGIRLLVEKYAKKVIPYKKVTPHTLRHTFATHLLTNGADLRVVQELLGHTKLSTTQIYTHLTKENLKKIYDNFHPHSKEKN